A window of the Flavobacterium sangjuense genome harbors these coding sequences:
- a CDS encoding nucleotidyltransferase domain-containing protein, with protein sequence METLKTILYFSIFRYPLKIEEIHGYTNYVDISETEKELQHLIDEKILIRVDEFYVYGSDLDSVIKRLRGNLHAKKAIVKAQQRAKLIAKFPYVEAVGISGSLSKEYYDNESDIDFFVITKPNKLWICRTLLMLYKKIFLLNSRKYFCVNYFISSNQMEIQEKNRFTATELKTLIPMHGKTIFEEFYQNNKWVNDYFSKFEPQIDTITNTNKPGFSRLIEFAFDTKIGTITDGVFKMITLKKWKSKFHYMNEEDFKIALKTTKSVSKHHPSNFQKKVILSLNTKLEEVQSKYNVVLQREHV encoded by the coding sequence TTGGAAACACTAAAGACCATTTTGTATTTTTCTATTTTTAGATATCCTCTTAAAATTGAAGAAATACATGGTTACACAAACTATGTAGATATCTCAGAAACAGAAAAAGAACTACAGCACTTGATAGATGAAAAAATTCTAATCAGGGTGGATGAATTTTATGTGTATGGAAGCGATTTGGATTCCGTTATCAAAAGACTAAGAGGAAACCTCCACGCTAAAAAAGCAATCGTAAAAGCGCAACAAAGAGCGAAATTGATTGCCAAATTTCCTTATGTTGAAGCGGTTGGGATTTCGGGTTCGTTGTCAAAAGAATATTATGATAACGAAAGTGATATTGACTTTTTTGTCATTACAAAACCAAATAAATTGTGGATTTGCAGAACCTTATTAATGCTTTACAAAAAGATATTCCTGCTCAACTCCCGAAAATATTTTTGCGTTAATTACTTCATCTCATCCAATCAAATGGAAATTCAAGAGAAAAATAGGTTTACTGCTACCGAATTAAAGACTTTGATTCCGATGCATGGCAAGACTATTTTCGAAGAATTTTATCAAAATAACAAATGGGTAAATGACTATTTTTCAAAGTTTGAACCTCAAATTGACACTATTACAAACACAAACAAACCGGGTTTTTCACGTTTAATTGAATTCGCTTTTGATACTAAAATTGGGACTATAACTGATGGTGTATTCAAAATGATTACTTTAAAAAAATGGAAGTCCAAATTTCATTACATGAATGAAGAAGATTTCAAAATCGCACTCAAAACAACCAAATCAGTTTCAAAACACCATCCATCAAACTTTCAAAAAAAAGTTATCTTATCTTTGAATACAAAACTTGAAGAAGTTCAGTCAAAGTATAATGTAGTTTTACAAAGAGAGCATGTCTAA
- a CDS encoding glycosyltransferase family 117 protein → MMNFNFNKWNTILGWTTFTIALITYSLTVEPTMSFWDCGEYISTAAKLEVGHPPGAPLFQILGAFFAMFATSKETVALMVNMLSVFSSAFTILFMFWSSTILLRKIVSQYTEIDKSKAIVILGSSLVGSLAFTFSDSFWSSAVEAEVYAMASLFIAILFWLGLRWEQDMHTPRGNRWLLLISLLVGLSFGVHFMALLTIPAIGFLYFFKNFKTITIKNFIIANIIIVAILLFIFKLLLPYTLAFFGKMEIFMVNSFGLPFNSGTIIALLLIVAFFYFGLKYTREKGHPFYNTGLLCVLFVLIGFSVWMMLPIRANANVVINENKPSDAAEVLAYYNREQYGVNPLFYGPQYTDTFAGLDKDEPYLDKAPNYERDYKTGKYVIVNNYKNAEQNSDNAQKAILPRLWSTEHIDNYIQFTDVPKVELNQNYPYEEDLSQYGVNIDSLSEEQVAMAVGQLKDEMSKTIAEFKSAYAQKKIDNEDYVSFLKKYSDYIIVEKPSTWDNLSFMVEYQFGYMYGRYLLWNFVGRQNDIQGKYDNLDGNWLSGIKFIDEIHLGKGTQENLPDDVKNNKGRNVYYFLPFLIGLIGLMYHAQKDLKSFYVLLALFLFTSIALKIFLNERPFEPRERDYALVGSFYVFAIWLGFGVYAIYEIIAEKLKSKLVGPIVIGACLLAAPILMASQNWDDHTRAKKYTAIAMAKNYLESCDQNAILYTIGDNDTFPLWYAQEIEGVRTDIKIVNTQLFMTDWYIDQMKFKTYKSDGLPISFKHSEYVGDKLDYVAHIPKTDARWDIKAWIDFIKDPRSTVEMSNGQTIHYYPTDKIRIPIDKNNIIKNKVVNPKYYDSIVPYIDVDIKGTAMYKNRLMAFDVLANNDWKRPIYFTGGSFGDDDYLWMKDYLQLDGLVYKLVPIKTPIDKENPYDMGSIDSDKMYDLVMKWNWGNGDLTTIYHDPETRKNSISYRTNMARLTEQLINEGKTAKAKKIIDLALTKMPMDYYGYYTMVEPFAGGYYELGEKAKARELLERLMTKYKQNLTYYSNIQPSIQNGIASDIITDIERYRSLLLVMKERGDVEFYNKNKPVFNSFVQRFTRFGRDLE, encoded by the coding sequence ATGATGAACTTTAACTTCAATAAGTGGAATACCATTTTAGGATGGACAACATTTACAATTGCCTTAATTACTTACTCGCTAACCGTTGAACCGACCATGAGCTTTTGGGATTGTGGTGAATATATCTCAACAGCCGCGAAATTAGAAGTTGGTCATCCACCCGGAGCACCATTGTTCCAAATTCTGGGAGCTTTCTTCGCCATGTTTGCCACAAGCAAAGAAACCGTTGCCCTGATGGTAAATATGTTGTCCGTGTTTTCAAGTGCATTTACTATTTTGTTTATGTTTTGGTCATCAACCATATTATTGCGAAAAATAGTTTCTCAATACACCGAAATTGATAAAAGCAAAGCAATTGTCATTTTGGGGAGTTCTTTGGTTGGTTCATTAGCCTTTACTTTTTCAGATAGTTTTTGGTCAAGTGCGGTTGAAGCCGAAGTATATGCTATGGCTTCATTATTTATCGCAATATTGTTTTGGCTTGGATTGCGATGGGAACAAGACATGCATACGCCAAGAGGCAATCGTTGGCTACTTTTAATTTCATTACTTGTCGGACTTTCATTTGGGGTTCACTTTATGGCATTATTGACCATTCCTGCTATTGGGTTTTTGTATTTCTTTAAAAATTTCAAAACCATCACCATCAAGAATTTCATCATTGCTAACATTATAATCGTTGCCATTTTATTATTCATTTTCAAATTGTTATTGCCTTACACTTTGGCTTTCTTTGGAAAAATGGAAATCTTTATGGTTAACAGTTTCGGATTGCCATTCAACTCAGGAACTATAATTGCACTGCTGTTGATTGTTGCGTTCTTCTATTTTGGATTAAAATACACCCGTGAAAAAGGGCATCCTTTTTATAATACAGGCTTATTATGCGTTCTTTTTGTATTAATCGGTTTTTCTGTTTGGATGATGTTGCCGATTCGTGCCAATGCCAATGTAGTTATCAATGAAAACAAACCTTCAGATGCTGCCGAAGTTTTAGCGTATTATAACAGAGAACAATATGGCGTGAACCCATTATTTTACGGGCCACAATACACCGATACTTTTGCGGGTTTAGATAAAGACGAACCTTATTTAGACAAAGCGCCCAACTATGAAAGAGATTATAAAACCGGAAAATATGTTATTGTAAACAATTACAAAAATGCCGAACAAAATAGTGATAATGCCCAAAAAGCAATTCTTCCGCGACTTTGGAGCACAGAACATATCGACAATTATATTCAGTTTACTGACGTTCCAAAAGTGGAGCTAAATCAAAATTACCCATACGAAGAAGACCTGTCTCAATATGGTGTTAACATCGACAGCTTAAGCGAAGAGCAAGTTGCCATGGCAGTTGGTCAGTTAAAAGACGAAATGAGCAAAACTATTGCTGAATTTAAATCGGCTTACGCTCAGAAAAAAATCGACAACGAAGATTATGTTTCGTTCCTGAAAAAATACAGCGACTATATAATTGTAGAAAAACCATCAACCTGGGACAATTTAAGTTTCATGGTTGAATACCAATTTGGTTATATGTATGGAAGGTATTTGCTTTGGAATTTTGTAGGAAGACAAAATGATATTCAGGGAAAATATGACAATCTTGATGGCAATTGGTTAAGTGGAATTAAGTTTATTGACGAAATTCATCTTGGCAAGGGAACACAGGAAAACCTACCTGATGATGTTAAAAATAATAAAGGCAGAAACGTGTATTACTTCTTGCCATTCTTAATTGGTTTGATAGGATTAATGTATCATGCCCAAAAAGATTTAAAGAGTTTTTATGTGCTGTTAGCCTTGTTTTTATTCACCAGCATCGCACTAAAAATATTCCTAAACGAAAGACCTTTTGAGCCTCGTGAACGCGATTATGCCTTGGTTGGTTCGTTCTATGTTTTTGCTATCTGGCTTGGCTTTGGAGTTTATGCTATTTATGAAATCATAGCCGAGAAATTAAAATCAAAATTAGTTGGGCCAATTGTAATTGGAGCCTGTCTTTTGGCGGCGCCAATTTTAATGGCATCTCAAAACTGGGATGATCATACGCGTGCTAAAAAATATACGGCTATTGCCATGGCAAAAAATTACCTCGAGTCTTGTGATCAAAACGCTATACTATATACTATTGGTGATAATGATACTTTCCCGCTTTGGTACGCTCAGGAAATCGAAGGTGTCAGAACCGATATTAAAATCGTGAATACGCAATTATTCATGACCGATTGGTATATTGACCAAATGAAATTCAAAACCTATAAATCGGATGGTTTACCAATATCATTCAAACACAGTGAGTATGTTGGAGATAAATTGGATTATGTTGCCCACATTCCGAAAACGGACGCACGCTGGGATATAAAAGCCTGGATTGATTTTATAAAAGATCCAAGATCTACGGTTGAAATGTCCAACGGACAGACAATTCATTATTATCCAACGGATAAAATCAGAATTCCAATTGACAAAAACAACATCATCAAAAACAAGGTAGTTAATCCGAAGTATTATGATTCCATCGTTCCTTACATCGACGTAGATATCAAAGGAACTGCTATGTATAAAAACCGTTTGATGGCTTTTGATGTGTTAGCTAATAACGATTGGAAGCGCCCAATATATTTTACCGGTGGAAGCTTTGGCGATGACGATTATCTTTGGATGAAAGACTATCTTCAATTGGATGGATTGGTTTATAAATTAGTTCCGATTAAAACACCTATCGACAAAGAAAATCCATACGACATGGGCAGTATTGACAGTGATAAAATGTATGATTTAGTTATGAAATGGAATTGGGGTAACGGAGACCTTACCACAATCTACCACGATCCTGAAACTCGTAAAAACAGCATTTCGTACAGAACCAACATGGCGCGATTAACGGAACAGTTAATTAACGAAGGTAAAACAGCCAAAGCCAAAAAAATAATCGATTTGGCTTTAACCAAAATGCCAATGGATTATTATGGTTATTATACGATGGTAGAACCATTTGCCGGTGGTTATTATGAACTTGGCGAAAAAGCAAAAGCCAGAGAATTATTAGAACGATTAATGACGAAATACAAACAAAATTTAACCTATTATTCCAATATTCAGCCGTCTATTCAAAACGGAATTGCCTCTGATATTATTACGGATATTGAACGTTACAGAAGTTTGTTACTGGTGATGAAAGAACGTGGTGATGTAGAATTTTACAACAAAAATAAACCTGTCTTTAATTCTTTCGTACAAAGATTTACCCGTTTCGGAAGGGATTTGGAATAA
- a CDS encoding autorepressor SdpR family transcription factor, producing the protein MNDIFKALNDGTRRDILEMLRKQEMTAGDIADQFNISKPSISHHLDILKRADLVTSEKKGQFVVYSLNTTIVDDIIKWIITLKK; encoded by the coding sequence ATGAACGATATCTTCAAAGCATTAAACGATGGAACCAGACGTGACATCCTTGAAATGCTCCGCAAACAGGAAATGACTGCGGGAGATATTGCCGACCAATTTAATATTTCAAAACCCAGTATTTCGCATCATTTGGACATTTTAAAACGTGCCGATTTGGTCACAAGCGAAAAAAAAGGACAATTTGTTGTCTATTCTTTAAACACAACCATCGTAGACGACATTATTAAATGGATTATAACCTTAAAAAAATAA
- a CDS encoding thioredoxin family protein produces MSKFGELINAQVPVLIDFYTEWNESSVSMHPVIRDVAAALGDRAKVIKIDVDKNQELADALRIKGLPTLMIYKEGQMVWRQSGELDANTIIGLVQEQL; encoded by the coding sequence ATGTCAAAATTTGGAGAATTAATCAATGCTCAAGTACCTGTGTTAATCGACTTTTACACAGAGTGGAATGAATCTTCAGTTTCTATGCATCCTGTTATCAGAGATGTAGCAGCTGCGCTTGGTGATAGAGCAAAAGTGATAAAAATTGATGTAGATAAAAATCAGGAATTGGCCGATGCACTTCGCATCAAAGGATTGCCAACTCTGATGATTTACAAAGAAGGTCAAATGGTTTGGAGACAATCCGGAGAACTGGATGCCAACACGATTATTGGACTTGTTCAGGAACAGCTTTAA
- the polA gene encoding DNA polymerase I: MMSQKRLFLLDAYALIFRGYYAFIKNPRINSKGMDTSAIMGFMNALMDVIKREKPDHLAVAFDKGGSDYRYEMYKEYKAHRDETPEAIKIAVPYIQELLKAMHIPIIEKAGFEADDLIGTLAKQAEKENFLVFMVTPDKDFAQLVSENIFMYKPARMGNDIEIWGIPEVLAKFEIDHPEQVIDFLGMMGDTADNIPGLPGVGEVTAKKLLKEFGSMENLLANTDKLKGAMKDKIEANAELGILSKKLARILLDCPVTFDAADFEVSKPDVEKTDALFMELEFRQMKAQFDKWFGTGKEFDEIETNGNETEVANGTPKPAKKAAPKNENQFDLFGFSDDDSDEPKPHSYYATLETTEHVYQIVQGELGTKLFLQNLMNQTSVCFDTETTGIDALNAELVGMSFSFEKGKAFYVPFPENQDEAQALVEKFKPFFESESIEKIGQNVKYDLKVLSKYGIHIKGKLFDTMIAHYLINPDMRHNMDVLSETYLKYSPKSIETLIGKKGKNQLSMRDVPLEDIKEYAAEDADITLQLKEVFSPILDKAETKKLFEEIEIPLIPVLAAMEMEGINLDKEYLKKMSVDMQKDINEFEQKIYETAGEKFNLASPKQLGEILFDKLKIGGAKQKKTKTGQYATGEEVLSYLANDNPIVKDILEWRQMVKLQSTYIEALPTQVDAKTNRVHTDYMQTVAATGRLSSNNPNLQNIPIRTERGRLIRKAFIARDENYTLLSADYSQIELRIIAALSGEENMIKAFQNNEDIHKSTAAKVFNVPLEEVTKEQRSNAKTVNFGIIYGVSAFGLSNQTSLSRSESAALIDAYYKTYPKLKSYMSEQVDFARQNGYVQTVLGRRRYLKDINSANAIVRGAAERNAVNAPIQGSAADIIKIAMINIYKKLNSENWKSKMLLQVHDELVFDVHQSELEKIQPMIKHEMENAFKMAVPLDVELGLGKDWLEAH, translated from the coding sequence ATTATGTCACAAAAACGCCTTTTCCTTCTTGATGCTTACGCCTTAATTTTTCGTGGGTATTATGCTTTTATAAAAAATCCGCGTATCAATTCAAAAGGAATGGATACATCAGCCATTATGGGATTTATGAACGCCTTAATGGATGTCATCAAACGTGAAAAACCAGACCATTTAGCCGTTGCTTTTGATAAAGGCGGAAGCGATTATCGTTATGAAATGTACAAGGAATACAAAGCGCATCGTGATGAAACGCCGGAAGCTATCAAAATTGCCGTTCCGTATATTCAGGAATTGTTGAAAGCGATGCATATACCAATTATTGAAAAAGCAGGTTTTGAAGCCGATGATTTAATTGGAACCTTGGCCAAACAAGCCGAAAAAGAAAATTTTCTGGTGTTTATGGTCACGCCGGATAAGGATTTTGCGCAATTGGTTTCCGAAAATATTTTTATGTACAAGCCAGCTCGAATGGGTAACGACATCGAAATTTGGGGAATTCCTGAAGTCTTAGCCAAATTCGAAATTGATCATCCGGAGCAAGTAATTGATTTCCTCGGAATGATGGGCGATACTGCCGATAATATTCCGGGATTGCCCGGCGTTGGTGAAGTTACAGCGAAAAAGTTGCTAAAAGAATTTGGTTCGATGGAAAATCTTTTGGCGAATACCGATAAGCTGAAAGGCGCGATGAAAGACAAAATTGAAGCCAATGCCGAACTCGGAATTTTATCCAAAAAGTTAGCCCGAATTCTATTGGATTGTCCTGTGACTTTTGATGCTGCCGATTTTGAAGTATCCAAACCTGATGTAGAAAAAACAGATGCTTTGTTCATGGAATTAGAATTCCGTCAAATGAAAGCACAATTCGATAAATGGTTCGGAACCGGAAAAGAATTCGATGAAATTGAAACCAACGGGAACGAGACTGAGGTTGCTAACGGAACGCCGAAGCCAGCAAAAAAAGCCGCTCCTAAAAACGAAAACCAATTCGATTTGTTTGGTTTTTCAGATGATGACAGCGACGAACCAAAACCACATTCGTATTACGCTACACTCGAAACTACTGAGCATGTATACCAAATTGTTCAGGGTGAATTAGGCACAAAATTGTTTTTACAAAATCTGATGAACCAAACTTCGGTTTGCTTTGACACTGAAACGACCGGAATTGATGCTTTGAATGCCGAACTAGTTGGAATGTCATTTTCTTTTGAAAAAGGAAAAGCATTTTATGTCCCATTTCCGGAAAATCAGGACGAAGCTCAAGCTTTGGTAGAAAAATTCAAACCATTTTTTGAAAGTGAATCCATCGAAAAGATTGGGCAAAACGTCAAATACGATTTGAAAGTGTTGTCGAAATACGGAATTCATATCAAAGGAAAATTATTCGATACGATGATTGCGCATTATCTGATTAATCCGGATATGCGTCATAATATGGATGTTTTATCGGAAACGTATTTGAAATATTCGCCAAAATCGATTGAAACATTAATTGGCAAAAAAGGAAAAAACCAATTGTCAATGCGCGATGTACCGTTAGAAGACATTAAAGAATACGCTGCCGAAGATGCTGATATTACGCTACAATTAAAAGAAGTTTTTAGCCCGATTTTAGACAAAGCCGAAACCAAAAAACTGTTTGAAGAAATTGAAATTCCACTGATTCCGGTTCTTGCCGCAATGGAAATGGAAGGCATCAATTTGGATAAAGAGTATCTAAAGAAAATGTCGGTTGACATGCAAAAAGACATCAACGAATTTGAACAGAAAATCTACGAAACTGCCGGTGAAAAATTCAATTTAGCTTCACCTAAACAACTCGGAGAGATTCTATTCGACAAACTAAAAATCGGTGGTGCCAAACAAAAGAAAACCAAAACCGGTCAATATGCCACTGGCGAAGAAGTGTTGTCTTATTTAGCAAATGATAATCCGATTGTAAAAGACATATTGGAATGGCGTCAAATGGTAAAATTACAGAGTACTTATATTGAAGCATTGCCAACACAAGTCGATGCCAAAACCAATCGTGTTCACACTGATTATATGCAAACAGTTGCAGCAACAGGTCGTTTGAGTTCGAATAATCCAAACCTGCAAAACATTCCGATTCGTACCGAACGCGGAAGATTAATCAGAAAAGCATTTATTGCGCGAGACGAAAATTACACCTTACTTTCTGCCGATTATTCGCAGATAGAACTTCGGATTATCGCAGCCTTATCTGGCGAAGAAAATATGATTAAGGCATTCCAAAACAATGAAGATATTCATAAAAGTACAGCCGCAAAAGTCTTTAATGTTCCATTGGAAGAAGTTACCAAAGAGCAACGAAGCAATGCCAAAACGGTAAACTTCGGAATCATCTATGGTGTTTCTGCTTTTGGTTTGAGTAATCAAACTTCGTTATCCCGTTCTGAAAGCGCCGCTTTGATTGATGCCTATTACAAAACCTATCCAAAGCTAAAATCCTATATGTCGGAGCAAGTCGATTTTGCCCGTCAAAATGGTTATGTGCAAACCGTTTTAGGAAGACGCCGTTATCTAAAAGATATCAATTCGGCCAATGCCATTGTTCGTGGTGCTGCTGAACGAAATGCAGTGAACGCTCCGATTCAGGGTTCGGCTGCTGATATCATCAAAATCGCGATGATTAATATCTACAAAAAACTTAATTCCGAAAACTGGAAATCAAAAATGCTACTGCAGGTTCATGACGAACTTGTTTTTGATGTGCACCAATCGGAATTAGAAAAAATCCAGCCTATGATTAAACACGAAATGGAAAACGCTTTCAAAATGGCAGTTCCGTTAGATGTAGAACTTGGTTTAGGAAAAGATTGGCTGGAAGCACATTAG
- a CDS encoding SdpI family protein, producing MEKIKKEIPFIGIAVLPFLYLAYIWNHLPEKVPMHWNASGEIDDYGNKSELFFVLLLLVGLPYLIFLVIPRIDPKQKLQNMGNKLNNLRFILSLFMSALAIFILYSVQQKTSSPGLIIVIIGLMIAFLGNYFKTIKPNYFIGIKTPWTLENEEVWKKTHLLAGKMWFVGGLIMTLTFVMPDPFQVYTVLGIIAIISVIPMIYSYLEFKKIKNQQQHTS from the coding sequence ATGGAAAAAATTAAAAAAGAAATCCCGTTTATTGGTATTGCAGTATTACCTTTTCTTTATTTAGCGTACATCTGGAACCATTTGCCGGAAAAAGTGCCAATGCATTGGAATGCTTCAGGTGAAATTGATGATTATGGAAATAAAAGTGAATTATTTTTCGTCCTTCTCCTACTTGTTGGTCTTCCGTATCTTATCTTCTTGGTTATTCCACGTATAGATCCAAAACAAAAATTGCAAAACATGGGTAACAAATTAAACAATTTGCGTTTTATTCTCAGCCTGTTTATGTCGGCTCTTGCTATTTTTATTTTATATAGTGTGCAACAAAAAACCAGCAGTCCAGGATTAATAATTGTTATAATAGGTTTAATGATTGCTTTCTTAGGTAATTATTTCAAAACCATTAAACCCAATTATTTTATTGGAATAAAAACTCCTTGGACATTAGAAAATGAAGAAGTTTGGAAAAAAACTCATTTATTGGCAGGCAAAATGTGGTTTGTTGGTGGGCTAATAATGACACTAACTTTTGTAATGCCAGATCCATTTCAGGTATATACAGTTTTAGGCATTATTGCCATTATTTCAGTAATCCCAATGATATATTCCTATTTGGAATTTAAAAAGATTAAAAACCAGCAACAGCACACTTCGTAA
- a CDS encoding polysaccharide deacetylase family protein, giving the protein MSFWVKTNYFIKKIFPNYVWDIPNHENKVYLTFDDGPTPEITEWTLEQLKKYDAKATFFCIGNNIEKHPKIFQKIIQEEHAIGNHTFNHLKGWETDTDEYVENTKKCSLFIRDKGKEIRDKGDAFELFRPPYGKIKPSQSKALRRLGYKIIMWDVLSCDFDQTISPEECLDNVLKNVESGSIIVFHDSIKAERNLKYALPKTLVFLKEKGFVCAKID; this is encoded by the coding sequence ATGAGTTTCTGGGTAAAAACAAATTATTTTATCAAAAAGATTTTCCCGAATTATGTTTGGGACATTCCTAATCATGAAAACAAAGTATACCTGACTTTTGATGATGGTCCAACACCTGAAATTACCGAATGGACATTGGAACAGCTAAAAAAATACGATGCCAAAGCCACTTTCTTCTGCATCGGAAACAACATTGAAAAACATCCGAAAATTTTTCAAAAAATAATTCAGGAAGAACACGCAATTGGCAATCACACTTTTAATCACTTAAAAGGTTGGGAAACTGATACTGACGAGTATGTTGAAAATACGAAGAAGTGTTCCTTATTTATCAGAGATAAGGGAAAAGAGATAAGGGATAAGGGTGATGCTTTTGAGTTGTTTCGCCCTCCATATGGCAAAATCAAACCATCTCAATCAAAAGCTTTGCGTCGATTAGGTTACAAAATAATAATGTGGGATGTGTTGAGCTGTGATTTTGACCAAACCATTAGTCCGGAAGAATGCCTGGATAATGTTTTAAAAAATGTAGAAAGCGGAAGTATTATCGTTTTTCACGACAGTATAAAAGCGGAGCGAAACCTAAAATATGCTTTGCCTAAGACTTTAGTATTTCTAAAAGAAAAAGGATTTGTTTGTGCGAAAATTGATTAA
- a CDS encoding metallophosphoesterase: MGFRFLILFVIIAIVELYAFQVIKTVTKSKWILIGYAVVSLAAIVFITYELLKFDRSVGQTKTTLITLGLLLLVLLPKIVLTFVMLLEDVFRFLMGTVTHFMGHNTDSFLPQRRKFVSQVALGLAAVPFLSLIYGMTIGKYNYKVIRQTLFFPDLPEAFDGFKVTQISDIHSGSFDNEEKIRYAIDLINEQESDLLLFTGDIVNAKADEMHPWIDIFKGLKKYEHGKFSILGNHDYGAYLDWKSEKAKEDNFVAIKDLHRQIDFKLMLNEHVKIKKGNDEIALVGVENWGRHFGSNGDINKATENLTATDFKILMSHDPSHWEYIIKKHPKNIQLTLSGHTHGMQFGIEIPGFFKWSLAQYMYKQWAGLYEEFGRYVYVNRGFGFHAYPGRVGIMPEITVFELKKGEKVA, from the coding sequence ATGGGTTTTCGCTTTTTAATTCTTTTCGTAATCATCGCCATAGTTGAGCTGTATGCTTTTCAAGTTATAAAAACAGTTACTAAATCTAAATGGATTTTAATTGGTTATGCGGTAGTTTCACTCGCAGCCATAGTATTTATTACGTATGAATTACTAAAGTTTGATAGAAGTGTTGGGCAAACCAAGACGACTTTGATTACTTTAGGATTGTTGCTTTTGGTTTTGCTTCCAAAAATAGTGTTGACATTTGTAATGCTTTTGGAAGATGTTTTTCGTTTTTTAATGGGAACAGTTACTCATTTCATGGGTCACAATACGGATAGTTTTTTACCCCAAAGGCGAAAGTTTGTCAGTCAGGTTGCACTCGGATTGGCTGCGGTTCCGTTTCTTTCTTTGATTTACGGAATGACGATTGGAAAATACAATTACAAAGTAATTCGACAAACCTTGTTTTTCCCGGATTTACCGGAAGCCTTTGACGGTTTTAAAGTCACTCAGATTTCGGATATTCATAGCGGTAGTTTTGATAACGAAGAAAAAATAAGATATGCTATTGATTTAATCAACGAGCAGGAATCCGATTTGCTATTGTTTACGGGAGATATAGTAAATGCCAAAGCCGATGAAATGCATCCGTGGATTGATATTTTTAAAGGATTAAAAAAATACGAACACGGGAAATTTTCCATTTTGGGGAACCACGATTACGGAGCTTATTTAGATTGGAAGTCTGAAAAAGCAAAAGAAGATAATTTTGTAGCGATAAAAGATTTGCACCGTCAGATTGATTTTAAACTGATGCTGAACGAGCATGTAAAAATCAAAAAGGGGAATGATGAAATAGCCTTGGTTGGCGTAGAGAATTGGGGAAGGCATTTTGGTTCAAATGGAGATATCAACAAAGCAACTGAAAATTTAACAGCAACAGATTTTAAAATCCTGATGAGTCACGACCCAAGTCATTGGGAGTATATTATAAAAAAGCATCCAAAAAATATCCAGCTGACACTTTCGGGGCACACACACGGAATGCAGTTTGGAATTGAAATCCCAGGTTTTTTTAAATGGAGTCTGGCGCAATACATGTACAAACAATGGGCAGGATTGTATGAAGAATTTGGAAGATATGTGTATGTAAATCGCGGTTTTGGATTTCATGCTTATCCCGGAAGAGTTGGTATTATGCCCGAGATAACTGTTTTTGAACTAAAAAAAGGGGAAAAAGTAGCATAA